The Thalassolituus oleivorans MIL-1 genome includes the window GAATTGCAGTAATGCGCTCGCCTTCTTCCGAAAGATTCAATACGTTAACGATCGGACGGCCTTTCGCATTACGACTCGCTTGCGGAATATCATAAACCGTTAGCCAATACACCTTGCCGGCATCGGTAAAACATAGAACCGTGTCATGGCTGTTAACCACTAACAGGTGTTCGATAAAGTCTTCATCCTTAACCGAAGCCGCTGACTTACCTTTACCACCACGTTTCTGCGCTTGGTAGGCATCCATCGGTTGCGTCTTGGCATAACCACCATGGGAAAGGGTTAAGACCAGGGTTTCTTCAGGAATTAAATCACGAGTCGTCAAGTCACGCTTAACGGCCATAATTTCAGTTTTACGTTCATCGCCGTACTCTTCGCGAATGGCCACTAGCTCTTCACGAATCACTTCCATCAAACGCTCGCCACTACCAAGAATTTCTAAATACTCAGCAATTTCAGCTAATTTAATTTGGTATTCTTCGATCAGTTTTTCGTGCTCTAAGCCTGTCAGTTTTTGCAAGCGTAAATCGAGAATGGCTTGAGCTTGAGCAGGTGACAAATGGTAAAGACCATCGCGGAAACCGTATTCTTCTGGCAGATCATCAGGGCGACAGGCATCTTCACCAGCACGCTCTAACATATCCAGCACATCGCCCGGCTGCCACGCAGCAGCAATCAAAGCTTCTTTCGCTTCTGAAGCCGTTGGCGACTGTTTGATCAGCGCAATAACAGGGTCGATATTGGCTAACGCTAACGCTAAGCCTTCTAACAAATGACCACGCTCACGCGCTTTGCGCAGATTATAAATAGTGCGGCGCGTAACGACTTCACGGCGATGTTTAATAAAGGCATCAAGCAATTGGCGCAAATTCAAAATGCGCGGCTGACCGTCAACCAAGGCTACGGTGTTAATACCAAACACACCTTGCAGCTGGGTTTGCGCAAACAGGTTGTTTAATACGACTTCTGGCATTTCGCCACGACGCAGTTCAATCACGATACGCATGCCGTCTTTATCAGACTCGTCGCGCAGCTCCGTGATGCCTTCTAATTTCTTCTCTTTTACCAGCTCCGCAATTTTTTCAATCAAGCGTGCTTTGTTTACCTGATAAGGAATCTCGGTAAAGATAATACTGATCTTGCCGTTACGTTCGTCTTCTTCAAAATGATGACGTGCACGCAAGTAAATACGGCCACGGCCCGTGCGGTATGCTTCAACAATACCATCGCGACCATTGATAAAGGCGCCAGTAGGGAAATCGGGGCCAGGAATATATTCCATCAAATCGTCGATGGTGAGATCGGGATTGTCGATCAAGGCCAAACAACCATTCAACACTTCAGTGAGGTTATGCGGCGGAATATTCGTCGCCATACCAACCGCGATACCCGAAGAGCCATTAACCAATAGATTCGGTACACGAGTCGGCATTACTGCAGGAATGAGTTCCGTACCGTCATAGTTAGGCACCCAATCAACGGTTTCTTTGTCGATGTCGGCCAAAATATCGTGTGCGATTTTTTGCATACGAATTTCGGTGTAACGCATCGCCGCAGCGGAATCACCATCAACAGAACCGAAGTTACCTTGACCATCCACCAGCGTGTAACGCATAGAGAAGTCTTGCGCCATACGAACGATGGTATCGTAAACCGCAGAGTCACCGTGTGGATGGTATTTACCGATTACGTCACCAACAACACGAGCGGATTTTTTATAGGGTTTATTCCAATCGTTTCCAAGAACATTCATCGCATGCAGAACGCGTCGATGAACGGGTTTTAAACCATCCCGCACGTCTGGCAGAGCACGTCCTACAATTACACTCATCGCGTAATCTAGATACGACTGCTGCAGCTCATCCTCAATGTTAATCGGAAGAACTTCTTTGGCTAACTCACCCATAAATTTCTGGCCCGTTTAGTTCGGCTCACTCACATCGTAAATTCGATATGAATGATGCTGTCCTTGTTATTTGGATGACAGGCTCAAGCCCGTCAATAAAGCGCTGAATGATACCACAAAACAACGAGATACCTAATGAGAGCGCCTGTACGGCGATTTCAGCCGTTTTTGCTCTAAACCGCCAGCTTCCCATTGATCAAAATAAGTACAATCACTCTCCTTTTTACGTTCATTTAGTTAATTACACCCGCTTTTTACCAAGTTAACGCCCTTAGCAGTCGCACCGCCCCAAACCGATTAGGTATACTCGCTACTATTTATAGTAATAAGGCAATCAGGAATGCAGGCTAACCAACACGCCGATCTGCGACTCAATGCCCGCTGGTTAATCACCATGGACGGCCAAGCTGAGGTTGAAAACAACAAAGCTGTGTTCATCAAAGAGGGTCGAATAGTTGCCATAGAGGACTCGGCCAACGCGACTTGGACAGCCGACGAGACCATTGCACTCGATGAGCACGCTCTTTTACCTGGCTATATTAATGCTCATGGTCACGCTGCTATGTCGCTGTTTCGCGGCTTGGCCGACGATCTACCCTTGATGACTTGGCTGCAAGAACACATCTGGCCCGCAGAAGGCCAATGGGTAAACAGCGAATTTGTTTATCAAGGCACCCAGCTAGCCATTGCAGAAATGCTGAAATGCGGCACTACGACCTTTGCAGATATGTATTTCTTTCCGGAAGACAGTGTACAAGCGTCGATTGATGCGGGAATCCGCAGTGTTGCTTTCACACCGATTCTCGATTTTCCAACTAACTTCGCACAGAACGCCGACGAGTACATTCGCAAAGCTCTGGCGGCACACGAACGCTTTCGTCATGAGGCATTAGTAACACTCGGTCTTGGCCCCCATGCGCCCTATACCGTATCCGACGAACCGCTCAAAGAGATCACAATGCTCGCTGACCAACTCGATATGCCCGTGCAAATTCACCTGCATGAAACCGCTTTTGAAGTTGAGCAAAGCTTGGAACTATACGGCGTACGCCCGACGCAACGCTTAGCTGATTTAGGTTTTCTTACAGAGCGTGTCAGCTGCGTGCACATGACGCAAATCAACGACAGCGATATTCAATTGTTGCAGCATGCTGGGGCTTCGATCGTTCATTGTCCTGAGTCGAATTTAAAACTGGCCAGCGGCTTTAGTCCAACCCAGAAATTCTTAAATGCGGGAATTACCGTAGCATTAGGAACGGATGGCGCTGCCAGTAATAACGATTTAAACATCCAAGGTGAATTGAAAACCGCCGCAATGCTAGCCAAAGCGGTTGCCATGGATGCCGGAGCTTTTCCTGCGGGCCAAGCCCTATATGCTGCGACAATGGGTGGCGCTAAAGCGCTTGGAATCGACGAGCAGACGGGCTCTATTAGCCTTGGCAAATGGGCCGATTTACAAGCCGTGAAACTCACCGGTTTGGCACAGCAGCCCATGTATGATCCAATTTCACAGCTGGTCTACACGGATAGCAGCCGTGCTACAGAATATGTATGGGTGGCTGGTAAAGCCTTGCTCGATAGCGGCGAGTTAACCACCTTAAACGAAAATACTTTACGTCAGCAGACTCAGTACTGGCAGCAACAGATAGCCAACGCTTAATAGGATTTTTAATATGACCGAAGTTACCACGAGCGCCGCCATCAAAAGCAATGTCGATCACGCCGAAATCGCTAAGTTTGAAGCCCTAGCGTCACGTTGGTGGGATATGGATAGCGAATTCAAGCCGCTGCACGACATCAATCCATTACGAACCAACTACATTGATCGTCATGCAAGCTTAGCCGGAAAGCGCGTATTAGATGTGGGTTGCGGCGGCGGTATTCTCAGCGAAGCGATGGCGCAACGTGGTGCCGACGTTATGGGTATCGATTTAGGTGCCGCACCATTGAACGTCGCCAAACTTCACGCACTGGAATCCGGTGTGAGCGTTCAATATCGTCAGGTTGCCGTAGAGGAACTGGCGGCTGAAATGCCTGAGAGCTTCGACGTCGTTACGTGTCTAGAAATGCTAGAGCATGTGCCAGATCCAGCCTCGATCATTAAAGCCTGTCAAACCCTAGTAAAACCGGGCGGCCACGTATTCTTCTCAACGCTTAATCGCAATCCCAAAGCTTATGCAATGGCGATTATTGGTGCCGAATATCTGTTACGCATGCTGCCAGCCGGCACCCATGACTACAGTAAATTCATTAAACCGAGTGAACTCACACGCTGGTGTCGTGCCGCTGAATTATCGGTGACCCATATGACGGGGATGGTCTACAACCCAATTACCAAAGACTACAGCCTGAAAGACCTCGATGTGGCCGTAAACTATTTGGTCGCTACTCGTAAAGATGATGCCGAGGCATGAAGCTAACGCCACCTAAGGCCATACTATTTGATCTTGATGGCACTCTCGTTGATACCGCACCGGATTTTTACGATGTAGTTAATAGCTTACGTGCCGACGAAGGTTTGCCAGCACTTGATCACGAGCGCATTCGTGAACAAGTGAGTAATGGTGGCATTGCTCTCGCCTGCCTGACCTTCGAGATCACAGCAGACCACAATGATATTCAGGCTTATCGCATGCGCGTACTCGACCGCTATAGCACCTGTATTGGTAGCCTAAGCGGTTATTTTCCGGGCTTTGATGAAACCATCAAAGGTATCGAAGCAGCAGGAATCCGCTGGGGTATTGCTACCAATAAGCCTCGTGCCTACACCGACCCATTACTCGCTAATTTGGGCATTCACTGTGATAGCGTGATTTGCCCAGAAGATGTTAGCCAATCAAAACCCGCTCCAGATGCACTGCTTCTTGGCGCACAGCAGCTGAACGTCAACGCCAGCGAATGTTGGTATGTCGGTGATCATTTGCGCGATATGGAAGCAGCCAAAGCCGCAGGCATGCTGGCCATTGCTGCCCGATTTGGTTATCTCGAGGCCAGCGACAATGGCAGTTTATGGCCAGTCGATCTTTGGATTGAACAACCGACCGACTTATTAACGCTTATCGCAGCACACCAAGCTTGAGACGTTATTGATATTCCACCAGCATGGCGGCAAACTTCCACCGGCAGTTTGCCCGACACCCTTGCCGCTATTGCCGCTACCACCTATTGAGACCGAACAATGAATGAACAAAACGATCAAATTTTAGCAGGCCGTGTCATTTTAGTGACAGGAGCAGGCTATGGTATTGGCCGCGAAGCTGCCCTAACCTACGCCCGTGCTGGTGCGACAGTTTTGTTGCTTGGCCGTACCCAAGAGGCACTGAACGACACCTACGATTTGATTGAAGCCGAGAATCTGCCACAAGCCGCGGTACTGCCTTTTGATCTTGAGCAAAAAGACGAAGATCCTTTCCGTCAACTGGCTGCTCTCATTAACGAAAACTTCGACCATCTTGACGGCGTCCTGCTGAATGCCTCGGTTCTAGGACAGCGTACTACACTTGAAAACTATGATTTCAATACATGGCAGAAAGTGATGCAAATTAACGTCAACGGCCAATTTGCTTTGATGAAACACTTACTGCCACTGTTGCGATCTGCACCCGCA containing:
- the gyrA gene encoding DNA gyrase subunit A, yielding MGELAKEVLPINIEDELQQSYLDYAMSVIVGRALPDVRDGLKPVHRRVLHAMNVLGNDWNKPYKKSARVVGDVIGKYHPHGDSAVYDTIVRMAQDFSMRYTLVDGQGNFGSVDGDSAAAMRYTEIRMQKIAHDILADIDKETVDWVPNYDGTELIPAVMPTRVPNLLVNGSSGIAVGMATNIPPHNLTEVLNGCLALIDNPDLTIDDLMEYIPGPDFPTGAFINGRDGIVEAYRTGRGRIYLRARHHFEEDERNGKISIIFTEIPYQVNKARLIEKIAELVKEKKLEGITELRDESDKDGMRIVIELRRGEMPEVVLNNLFAQTQLQGVFGINTVALVDGQPRILNLRQLLDAFIKHRREVVTRRTIYNLRKARERGHLLEGLALALANIDPVIALIKQSPTASEAKEALIAAAWQPGDVLDMLERAGEDACRPDDLPEEYGFRDGLYHLSPAQAQAILDLRLQKLTGLEHEKLIEEYQIKLAEIAEYLEILGSGERLMEVIREELVAIREEYGDERKTEIMAVKRDLTTRDLIPEETLVLTLSHGGYAKTQPMDAYQAQKRGGKGKSAASVKDEDFIEHLLVVNSHDTVLCFTDAGKVYWLTVYDIPQASRNAKGRPIVNVLNLSEEGERITAILPVPEYSAERYVFMVTARGTVKKTTLDQFSRPRSSGLIACELDEGDHLVGVAITDGTQEILMLSNAGKAVRFKETDVRAMGRTARGVRGIRLGEGQRVISLIIPEENGAILTASERGYGKRTLVTEFPTKGRGTQGVIAMVTSERNGALVGAVQVFEGDEVMLVSDQGTLVRTRTSEVSLLGRNTQGVTLIRIADKEKLVGVERICDPDEDELVIDGVVLDGEASEMETGLVDNADDSVMDDDASDSEGDEEGDAE
- a CDS encoding TRZ/ATZ family hydrolase produces the protein MQANQHADLRLNARWLITMDGQAEVENNKAVFIKEGRIVAIEDSANATWTADETIALDEHALLPGYINAHGHAAMSLFRGLADDLPLMTWLQEHIWPAEGQWVNSEFVYQGTQLAIAEMLKCGTTTFADMYFFPEDSVQASIDAGIRSVAFTPILDFPTNFAQNADEYIRKALAAHERFRHEALVTLGLGPHAPYTVSDEPLKEITMLADQLDMPVQIHLHETAFEVEQSLELYGVRPTQRLADLGFLTERVSCVHMTQINDSDIQLLQHAGASIVHCPESNLKLASGFSPTQKFLNAGITVALGTDGAASNNDLNIQGELKTAAMLAKAVAMDAGAFPAGQALYAATMGGAKALGIDEQTGSISLGKWADLQAVKLTGLAQQPMYDPISQLVYTDSSRATEYVWVAGKALLDSGELTTLNENTLRQQTQYWQQQIANA
- the ubiG gene encoding bifunctional 2-polyprenyl-6-hydroxyphenol methylase/3-demethylubiquinol 3-O-methyltransferase UbiG, whose amino-acid sequence is MTEVTTSAAIKSNVDHAEIAKFEALASRWWDMDSEFKPLHDINPLRTNYIDRHASLAGKRVLDVGCGGGILSEAMAQRGADVMGIDLGAAPLNVAKLHALESGVSVQYRQVAVEELAAEMPESFDVVTCLEMLEHVPDPASIIKACQTLVKPGGHVFFSTLNRNPKAYAMAIIGAEYLLRMLPAGTHDYSKFIKPSELTRWCRAAELSVTHMTGMVYNPITKDYSLKDLDVAVNYLVATRKDDAEA
- a CDS encoding HAD family hydrolase — translated: MKLTPPKAILFDLDGTLVDTAPDFYDVVNSLRADEGLPALDHERIREQVSNGGIALACLTFEITADHNDIQAYRMRVLDRYSTCIGSLSGYFPGFDETIKGIEAAGIRWGIATNKPRAYTDPLLANLGIHCDSVICPEDVSQSKPAPDALLLGAQQLNVNASECWYVGDHLRDMEAAKAAGMLAIAARFGYLEASDNGSLWPVDLWIEQPTDLLTLIAAHQA
- a CDS encoding YciK family oxidoreductase, producing MNEQNDQILAGRVILVTGAGYGIGREAALTYARAGATVLLLGRTQEALNDTYDLIEAENLPQAAVLPFDLEQKDEDPFRQLAALINENFDHLDGVLLNASVLGQRTTLENYDFNTWQKVMQINVNGQFALMKHLLPLLRSAPADASVIFTTSSVGREGRAYWGAYSVSKFATEGLMQVMAQELENTSQVRVNSINPGATRTTMRAAAYPAEDPATVTEAAAIMPLYLHLMSPASIGTHCQSLDAQPK